actctgaacAATGTCTTGAGCTGTTATTACACGTACATCACTCAAAATATGCACATTATAAATACATCacttgtattttagtattaatagtatagtatatataactttttaaatgtgtaactgtatttaaaatgttgttttatctgCCTATTGATaggatattaaaatatgtaaaaaaaaaaaatatatatatatgtatatatatgaaatatatgaacgttatatgaaatttaaaaaaaaattaagttatcaAAGTATAAAGTATTTGATACTAGCATAATTGTCTTTTCTTggtatgttaaaatgttttaagttaaACAGTTTTGAAAGTTAAAATTAACTATTTTCAATGTTAAATGCAACAATCTAAACGTTGCAAGCAACAATTTTTAGAagttaaacaatttttaaatgttgtatgcAACAAGTAGTTacacaattttatataataaaaaatataaatcatttgtatattttaaaaatacttcatATAACCTTCAATCTATCAAAGTACAAAACTTCTATTTTTGATACTagtcaaaaaatttttttttttttttggtatgttAAAAGTAACAATTTCTAAACCTTAAATGcaaccatttttaaatgttaaatacacaattttgaaagttaaaaaacttttttgttaaatgcaacaatttcaagtaaaagcaaaaatatttatgttaaatgcaacaatttttaaatgctaaacGCAACAATTTTTTGTTGAACAACAACTTTGAAAGTGAAAATTAACTATTTTCAGTGTTAAATGCAACAATTTACCGTTGCAAACAACgtttagaaattaaaaagattaaatattaagtGCAACAATTgagtcaaaaataaatgttaaacaattttttttatcattaacaatttttttaagttaaaagctactatttttaatgttgaattCAATTTAGATGTTAAACGCAGTAACAATTTTTAAACGttaaacattttgttatatGCAGCAATTAACCCAtgtatgtttacataatataatttgttgtacttttaaaaaatattttacacaaacCTAGCCAAGTATGAAACTACTATAGTTttacaatacaatttttaaatgttaaatgcaactgtttttttaagttaaatacacaattttgaaagttaaaagcaactattttaatgttaaatgcatcagtttcaagttaaatgcaaaaatatttaaatgttaaatgcaacAATTGTTTGTTACACGACAACTTCGAAAGTTACAATTAACTATTTTCAATGTTAAATGCAACAATTTAAACATTGCAAACAACTTTATTTAGAAGTTAAACGCAACGATTTTTAAATGTCGAATCCAACAGTTCAAGTTAAACAATTTTGAAAGTTAAAAGCAACTATTTTTTAGTGTTAAATGCAAcaagttaaatgttaaatgcaacggttttaacttaaaagcaatttttaaatgttacacaatttttagaaattacaatttttaaatgtaaaagtttttaatgttacatgcaaccatttaaatgttaaatgcaacaatttttaaacatttcacaaaacaaCTTagaagttaatttatttaagttaaaagCTATTActgttaatgtttaatgcaacaattttaagttaaaagtaaccgtttttaaacattaaacatttgctACATGCAACAATTTTTTGGAAGTTAATTGCAACAATTTACCCTTGTATGTGTTTACATATATAACATAAttcattgtatatttaaaaaaatattttacataaacctATCCAAGTATGAAACTACTATATTTGATATTAACcataatttgttgttttggtattatagtataaaaaaattgttgtaGTGTGTGGAATAGTTGAGCTTAATTTTGAAAGAACTGTTCATCTTGTAGAAGTTATCTGCATCGTTTAGAAGGCACTTCATTTTATATCAAAGCAGAGTTTGAGAAAACACTCTAGATTTTgctttcacattttcacatgtGAAACAGTCAGTAAAGCTCATGTGAAGAGACTATGAATGAATCAAAGCAGACAGACTGTAGTTCATGAAGAACATTTATTATGAATGCATTTCTCCAGAGTCTGTACTGGTTTAGGAGTTGGCGTTGGGTCCTTTCTTCTTGCCGAATGTGGGAACCACGTTAACGAAGCGACGGTTGTACTGGATGCGACGCTTGGCGCGGCccgtcttcttcttcttcttctcctgtTTGTCCACCTACAGACGCACAGAACCACAATCGTCATCAATGATCATCAGCGGAACTTCATTTGTCACAGAGACTAGAGGATTTATAGGACtatttgcatttcatttaaaaaataatttttttttaaaaaaaaaaggacttaCCTTGGGTGTCTGTCCTCTTACTTTACCGGCACGAGCCAGAGATCCGTGGACCTTACCTgatcaacacaaacacaaaacacacattaacATCAACCACACAAACTAATGACAAACATCACACAACCCAACAAACATTAACCAAATATCTGAGACCATCCAGATGAACAAATATTGACCCTTGTGATATAGATACTTAAAaatagaagagaaaaaaaatagaaatacatgTTTAAGATTAAATAtcaattatatttcatattaaatattaccaactttgattttatttatttattttatatatatatatatatttaaatattaaatattaaatattaaatatttatatatattattttaaaataataaaaatgaatgcattatgtatacataaaataattacaaatattaaataataaaattaattaaaattataaatataatgataaacaaaaaatatttaaatgttaaataacattaacaattatatttaatattaaatatcgaatacattttatttactaaaaaaaaaaaaaagtaaaaatgtaatccatttaaatattaaaacaacattatataatatttattaattatatttaatattaaatatgaacaaaataatgttatttataagaaattcattaaaaataaatattaaaaattaaactaaattaaatacatgactattaaataagtaacaattatatttaatattaaatattaccaaataaaaacatgaataaaataaataatttttttattaattattttaataattaataataatttaaatattacatagtATTAACaatgatattaaatattttttatttataaaaacataaatattaaattgtaaatacatttaaacattaaatcatatttaacaaTTATATCTGATATTAAGAAACAAcaactacatttcataaaactataaaaataaataatatattaaaaaaaaaaaaaaatctaagaatatgaaagtataaataatatataattgttttgaaTACCTCCCAGAAGTCTGGCAGCCACCTCAATTGTGCAGTGCTCAGTGACGCCGCAGTTCAGCAGGGTGGAGTCGTCCTCCAGAGGAGCTCCGGCCAGCAGGAGAACCTGGTCCTCCACAGACAGACCCTCCAGAGTCTGAACGTGAGCCTGCAGACACAACACCACCACATCATCAGACTCCTGCGCACAGACGACACGACAACACGCGGCTGAGGGTGCGAGCGGCTCACCTTGAGGTCATGGATGGTCTCGTGTCCGGACACATCGAGTGTGTGCAGATTCTGAGCGCGCAGGAACAGCTGCATGATGATGAgcgctgcaaacacacacagacgaCATCAGCTTCTGTCAAACCACTCACAAACCTCACGCCATTCTCTACATTCAGTGCAACAACATCATTCTCACCGAACACTTTAAACCTCATCTCCAACCATTTCAAATTACAAACAGCCAGTTTTAATGTTACTTGcaacaactttaaatgttatttgtatccattttcagttatttctgtaatttttaaaccatttttaaatgttatacgcacacatttgtaatattaaatgcaacaattttaaacattaaacaattttttaatgctaaatgcaatttaagtgttaaacaactattttttatattattaaaccatttttaacattaaacatttttttaaatgttaaacagtttaaacaatcaattttttaaatgttaaatgcaacaatttttggttaaacaaaaaaaaaaaaaaaaaaaaaaaaagttaaacgcAACTACTTAACgttaaactaaatttttaacatcaaacgcaaccatttttaaatgttcaatgcaacaagttttaaacattaatgacaatttttaaaggttaaactattttttttaaatgtcaatttttaatgttacatgcaacaatttttaaatgttaatcacaataattttaaaatatttaaatcaacaaattttaaatgttaaacaat
This is a stretch of genomic DNA from Labeo rohita strain BAU-BD-2019 chromosome 20, IGBB_LRoh.1.0, whole genome shotgun sequence. It encodes these proteins:
- the faua gene encoding FAU ubiquitin like and ribosomal protein S30 fusion a, giving the protein MRSVLFSSSCGSTSIIQSLIIMQLFLRAQNLHTLDVSGHETIHDLKAHVQTLEGLSVEDQVLLLAGAPLEDDSTLLNCGVTEHCTIEVAARLLGGKVHGSLARAGKVRGQTPKVDKQEKKKKKTGRAKRRIQYNRRFVNVVPTFGKKKGPNANS